In Herbaspirillum sp. WKF16, one genomic interval encodes:
- a CDS encoding low temperature requirement protein A, translating into MNHSLRSSSLLRVRDGHEARVSFVELFFDLIYVFAVTQLSHSLLEKLTPEGAIQTLVLWFAVWLAWQYTAWVTNWFDPEALPVRCLLFGIMLVGLVMAAALPEAFGERALVFAATYAAIQVGRTAAVLASLGREHELAANFRRMLGWLSISAALWIAGGLLPQYRLGLWIAAVACEYVSPMTGFWLPGMGRSRTGDWTIEGGHLAERCQLFVIVALGETLLMTGATLAHAHEWELPVLIAFAVTFLGAVAMWWMYFDTSSKDGSEAIVHSDDPGRIGAWFHYVHVIIVAGVILSAVGNELVIAHPDQRIDALHAAVLILGPALYVLGNGIYKQIVYRRFPLSHVAGLALLAGLAPLSLLTDLLMVSGLSTAVLALVAGWEACSRRAARMAYPDEHATGF; encoded by the coding sequence ATGAACCACTCTCTCCGCTCAAGCTCCCTGCTGCGCGTGCGCGACGGCCATGAGGCCCGCGTCTCCTTCGTCGAGCTGTTCTTCGACCTGATCTACGTCTTCGCCGTCACCCAGCTCTCGCACAGCCTGCTGGAAAAGCTGACGCCCGAAGGCGCGATCCAGACCCTGGTGCTGTGGTTCGCGGTGTGGCTTGCGTGGCAGTACACCGCCTGGGTCACCAACTGGTTCGACCCGGAAGCGCTGCCCGTGCGCTGCCTGCTGTTTGGCATCATGCTGGTCGGCCTGGTGATGGCGGCGGCGCTGCCGGAGGCCTTCGGCGAGCGCGCCCTGGTGTTCGCCGCCACCTACGCCGCGATCCAGGTCGGGCGTACGGCGGCGGTGCTGGCCAGCCTGGGGCGCGAGCATGAGCTGGCGGCCAACTTCCGGCGCATGCTGGGCTGGCTGTCGATCTCGGCGGCGCTGTGGATCGCCGGCGGCCTGCTGCCGCAGTACCGGCTGGGTTTGTGGATCGCCGCCGTGGCCTGCGAGTACGTCTCGCCGATGACCGGCTTCTGGTTGCCCGGCATGGGCCGCTCGCGCACCGGCGACTGGACCATCGAAGGCGGGCACCTGGCCGAGCGCTGCCAGCTGTTCGTCATCGTCGCCCTGGGCGAGACCCTGCTGATGACCGGCGCCACCCTGGCGCACGCGCACGAGTGGGAGCTGCCGGTGCTGATCGCCTTCGCCGTCACCTTCCTGGGCGCGGTGGCGATGTGGTGGATGTATTTCGACACCAGCAGCAAGGACGGCAGCGAAGCCATCGTGCACTCCGACGACCCCGGACGCATCGGCGCCTGGTTCCACTACGTGCACGTGATCATCGTGGCCGGCGTGATCCTGTCGGCGGTCGGCAACGAACTGGTGATCGCCCATCCCGACCAGCGCATCGACGCCCTGCACGCGGCGGTGCTGATCCTGGGGCCGGCGCTCTACGTCTTGGGCAACGGCATCTACAAGCAGATCGTGTATCGCCGCTTCCCCCTCTCGCACGTGGCCGGCCTGGCGCTGCTGGCGGGGCTGGCGCCGCTCTCGCTGCTGACCGACCTGCTGATGGTCAGCGGCCTGTCGACCGCCGTGCTGGCGCTGGTGGCCGGTTGGGAAGCCTGTTCCCGGCGCGCGGCGCGCATGGCCTATCCGGACGAACACGCGACCGGCTTCTGA
- the mnmC gene encoding FAD-dependent 5-carboxymethylaminomethyl-2-thiouridine(34) oxidoreductase MnmC: MPARPIHPASDELLAAWRTDPAAGDAAFMRGLLAAPGSALRACLREQERAAVLDLHFGAGLAFLQTWTQFEEQRGQGGAQRLHYVAIQPHPCTVQQLAAAHAGWPGLDARAAQLRQAWPPLLPGTHRLLLDDGRVTLTVVFGALDEELARLEAPADLFYLHGRQQDFDAAASDWNPHACKRLARLAWTGARALVFDGEATMAALRQVGFAGQAAAGALAMRYAPGWGRPPSHVAAADTPLARRTSHARHALVIGAGLAGAAVAERLAARGWRIDLIDAGPEVATRASGNHGGLFMPALARDDSPLARLTRAAFLFAARHLRLLGGVGTHEGAAIAGETCGVLQFGRDARQAQSFEQGALEWDYPARYARWMSAAETEALLGMPTMGGGYFFPEAGWLNPPSVCRRLLAAARAQGEVAAHFNRTVTALRREGEDWLALDGEGRTIAQAPIVILAAGAQARVLAQSAALPLNAVRGQVTHLPAQDFPALPVALCGDGYLTRPYQGRICMGASYDRDDDTGLREASHVENLERLRHMLPDIDGRYTMPSTTDAQLQGRVGFRCIAPDRLPLVGGLPDMEAAAAARLDGVTRHPGLYGLLGYASRGLIWAPLMAELLAASLEREPLPLPRDLLAAVDPGRFAVKGAATGVASDDDR, translated from the coding sequence ATGCCCGCTCGCCCCATCCATCCCGCTTCCGACGAACTGCTGGCCGCCTGGCGCACCGATCCGGCCGCGGGCGACGCCGCCTTCATGCGCGGTTTGCTGGCGGCGCCCGGCTCCGCCTTGCGCGCCTGCCTGCGCGAGCAGGAGAGGGCGGCGGTGCTGGACCTGCATTTCGGCGCCGGGCTGGCCTTCCTGCAGACCTGGACGCAATTCGAGGAGCAGCGCGGGCAGGGCGGCGCTCAGCGCCTGCATTACGTCGCCATCCAGCCGCATCCCTGCACCGTGCAACAGTTGGCGGCCGCGCATGCCGGCTGGCCCGGCCTGGACGCCCGCGCGGCGCAATTGCGGCAAGCCTGGCCGCCGCTGCTGCCGGGGACGCATCGCCTGCTGCTGGACGACGGGCGGGTCACGCTGACCGTGGTGTTCGGCGCGCTGGATGAAGAGCTGGCGAGGCTGGAAGCGCCGGCCGACCTGTTCTACCTGCACGGCCGCCAGCAGGATTTCGATGCGGCCGCTTCCGACTGGAACCCGCACGCGTGCAAGCGCCTGGCGCGCCTGGCCTGGACCGGCGCGCGCGCGCTGGTGTTCGACGGCGAAGCGACGATGGCGGCGCTGCGCCAGGTCGGGTTCGCCGGGCAAGCGGCGGCCGGCGCGCTGGCCATGCGCTACGCCCCCGGCTGGGGCCGTCCGCCCTCGCACGTGGCCGCGGCCGACACGCCGCTGGCGCGCCGCACGTCCCATGCGCGTCACGCGCTGGTGATCGGCGCCGGGCTGGCCGGCGCCGCCGTCGCCGAACGGTTGGCCGCGCGCGGCTGGCGCATCGACCTGATCGATGCCGGCCCCGAGGTCGCCACGCGCGCTTCGGGCAACCACGGCGGCCTGTTCATGCCGGCGCTGGCGCGCGACGACAGCCCGCTGGCGCGCCTGACGCGCGCCGCCTTCCTGTTCGCCGCACGCCACCTGCGGCTGCTGGGCGGCGTCGGCACGCATGAGGGCGCGGCCATCGCCGGCGAGACCTGCGGCGTCCTGCAGTTCGGGCGCGACGCCAGGCAGGCGCAGTCCTTCGAGCAGGGCGCGTTGGAATGGGATTACCCGGCGCGCTACGCACGCTGGATGAGCGCGGCCGAGACCGAGGCGCTGCTGGGCATGCCGACCATGGGCGGAGGCTACTTCTTCCCCGAGGCCGGCTGGCTCAATCCGCCTTCGGTCTGCCGGCGCCTGCTGGCGGCGGCGCGCGCGCAGGGCGAGGTCGCGGCGCATTTCAATCGCACGGTGACAGCGCTGCGCCGCGAAGGCGAGGATTGGCTGGCGCTGGACGGCGAGGGCAGGACAATCGCCCAGGCGCCGATCGTGATCCTGGCCGCCGGCGCCCAAGCGCGCGTGTTGGCGCAAAGCGCGGCCTTGCCGCTGAACGCCGTGCGTGGCCAGGTCACTCACCTGCCGGCGCAAGATTTTCCGGCCTTGCCGGTGGCTCTGTGCGGCGACGGTTACCTGACCCGGCCATATCAAGGCCGCATCTGCATGGGCGCCAGCTACGACCGCGACGACGACACCGGCTTGCGTGAGGCCAGCCACGTCGAGAACCTGGAGCGGCTGCGACACATGTTGCCGGATATCGATGGGCGCTACACCATGCCATCGACCACCGATGCGCAACTGCAAGGCCGGGTCGGTTTCCGCTGCATCGCCCCCGACCGCCTGCCGCTGGTGGGCGGCTTGCCGGACATGGAAGCGGCCGCGGCGGCGCGGCTGGATGGCGTGACACGCCACCCCGGCCTGTACGGCTTGCTCGGTTACGCCTCGCGCGGGCTGATCTGGGCGCCGCTCATGGCCGAATTGCTGGCCGCCTCGCTGGAGCGCGAACCCTTGCCGTTGCCGCGCGATCTGCTGGCGGCGGTGGATCCCGGGCGGTTTGCGGTCAAGGGCGCGGCGACGGGTGTCGCTTCGGACGACGATCGGTAA
- a CDS encoding GntR family transcriptional regulator produces MYKIDAPAQLIEQVYHAILDAICSGTLAPNEKITQEGLAEQLGVSRQPILQAFQLLKRQGFIEEAGRKGVAVTALDPRKLMQLYQVRSVLDGLAARETAERWKADGDLRGAGEREGRALIEAGRKLADMSDLSARIVADMNFHQFIYRSCGNPMVGETTAIHWHHIRRAMGAILSSDVRSHIAVWDEHAAILQAIAEGKPAVADKLARQHAESAAEHLARVLTGEQYAGKRKQA; encoded by the coding sequence ATGTACAAAATCGACGCCCCGGCGCAACTGATCGAGCAGGTCTACCACGCCATCCTGGATGCGATCTGCTCGGGCACGCTGGCGCCCAATGAAAAGATCACCCAGGAGGGCCTGGCCGAGCAGCTCGGCGTATCGCGCCAGCCCATCCTGCAGGCCTTCCAGCTGTTGAAGCGCCAGGGTTTCATCGAGGAAGCCGGGCGCAAGGGCGTGGCGGTCACCGCGCTCGACCCGCGCAAGCTGATGCAGCTCTACCAGGTGCGCTCGGTGCTGGACGGCCTGGCCGCGCGCGAAACCGCCGAGCGCTGGAAGGCCGACGGCGACCTGCGCGGCGCCGGCGAACGCGAGGGCCGCGCGCTGATCGAGGCCGGCCGCAAGCTCGCCGACATGAGCGACCTGTCGGCGCGCATCGTGGCCGACATGAACTTCCACCAGTTCATCTACCGCAGCTGCGGCAACCCCATGGTCGGCGAAACCACCGCCATCCACTGGCACCACATCCGCCGCGCCATGGGCGCCATCCTCTCCTCCGACGTGCGCTCGCACATCGCGGTGTGGGATGAACACGCGGCCATCCTGCAGGCCATCGCCGAGGGCAAGCCGGCGGTGGCCGACAAGCTGGCGCGCCAGCATGCCGAGAGCGCCGCCGAGCACCTGGCGCGCGTGCTCACCGGCGAGCAATACGCCGGCAAGAGAAAGCAGGCCTGA
- a CDS encoding AEC family transporter: MLAIFNIVFPIFSLIFLGWICRKRNILSAGAASELNRFVIWLGLPALLFDSMSRLTPADFANLRFIGVFAAGVAIVFLLTAWIRVRQRAAAPDVIIDSLGTSYANVGFIGIPLCYLAFGHDGLPPSVIAMVMTACLLFAIAIVLLETCIHAHAGLGQTISKVGRSLLRNPIMIAPVAGIAVALTGLQVPSGVQQLFKILGGAASPCALVSLGLFLALPVKHGQGAPVSLLVAFKLLLQPAVTALLAYWILPLPRLWADSAVLLAAMPIGTGPFMLAELYQREVAGMSRAILISTTLSLPTIALILAWIAHR, translated from the coding sequence ATGCTCGCCATCTTCAACATCGTCTTCCCGATCTTCTCGCTGATCTTCCTCGGCTGGATCTGCCGCAAGCGCAACATCCTCTCGGCCGGCGCCGCCAGCGAGCTGAACCGCTTCGTGATCTGGCTCGGGCTGCCGGCGCTGCTGTTCGATTCGATGTCGCGCCTGACCCCGGCCGACTTCGCCAACCTGCGCTTCATCGGCGTGTTCGCCGCCGGCGTGGCCATCGTGTTCCTGTTGACCGCCTGGATCCGGGTGCGCCAGCGCGCCGCGGCGCCCGACGTGATCATCGACAGCCTGGGCACCTCCTACGCCAACGTCGGCTTCATCGGCATCCCGCTGTGCTACCTGGCCTTCGGCCACGACGGCCTGCCGCCGTCGGTGATCGCCATGGTGATGACGGCCTGCCTGCTGTTCGCGATCGCCATCGTGCTGCTGGAAACCTGCATCCACGCCCATGCCGGGCTGGGCCAGACCATCTCCAAGGTGGGCCGCTCGCTGCTGCGCAACCCGATCATGATCGCGCCGGTGGCCGGCATCGCGGTGGCGCTGACCGGGCTGCAGGTTCCCAGCGGCGTGCAGCAGCTGTTCAAGATCCTGGGCGGCGCCGCCAGCCCCTGCGCGCTGGTCTCGCTGGGCCTGTTCCTGGCGCTGCCGGTGAAGCACGGCCAGGGCGCGCCGGTGTCGCTGCTGGTAGCCTTCAAGCTGCTGCTGCAACCGGCGGTGACGGCGCTGCTGGCTTACTGGATCCTGCCGCTGCCGCGCCTGTGGGCCGACAGCGCGGTGCTGCTGGCGGCCATGCCGATCGGCACCGGCCCCTTCATGCTGGCCGAGCTTTACCAGCGGGAGGTGGCGGGTATGTCGCGCGCGATCCTGATCTCGACCACACTGTCGCTGCCGACCATCGCGCTGATCCTGGCCTGGATCGCCCACCGCTGA
- a CDS encoding bifunctional diguanylate cyclase/phosphodiesterase has protein sequence MQRVINKLGATLSASLTLMLGLCATTAVFVATSHLEDDAVNLDFERRAALRAFTVQRGLEEAVQVLSVINHFHATVGDPSREQFQAFTRPLLERYPYVRAFGVQRFVSDEDRLVFEALRQGAVPGFQITTLADGKPVRAPERPSYLVVDYVEPVAGNEAALGLDQTGNPIVMQTLDIALNSGRPASTLPMRLAQSDVSQRGLLVMQPVYRGGVQPSSVEARRAALVGDTSAVLQVTELVQKILEGAGLMEDREIGLRVYVGPQANDASLVFHHDSTPSQGHWLDQALALGRLFQQPSSTMTSFDIAGQTWHMEISIPPRSVFADHYGSLLILLAGVIASLLGAAYMRALSMRSHRVQQLVEDKTAELRHTNALLSDDIKARRSAESALLLRNQAIEASANAILILSAQGPDYTIEYVNPAFARITGYSPAEAMGQSIRFLEGRDSDPEGFETVWIAMREQREHNVILRNYHKDGSELWNDFYIAPVKDENGAVTHFVAALYDITSMKRYEAELEFQASRDTLTGLINRHMLRHHLEQAIGVAERQKQALWLVFVDLDRFKFVNDTLGHKAGDTLLRTVAGRLRAAVREADTVARLGGDEFIMILPEQDELTLDTRSLQRIMDAVAAPITLGGHTLFMTCSIGVACYPADGTDGETLIKHADIAMYRGKQTGRNNFQFYTPAMNEQALERLRIEGDLRSALDNGEFLLHYQPKVDLASGQVIGSEALIRWQHPQLGMVSPARFIGLAEETGLILPIGAWVLRTACAQCRQWQLDGHDGISVSVNLSVGQFLQKDLVSSIADVLEDTGLPPASLELELTESLMMTDVEHAIGILNGLKELGVRLSIDDFGTGYSSLAYLKRFPIDVLKIDRSFVRDITIDADDAAITASIISLARHLKLRVIAEGVETDEQLDYLRHYGCDEIQGYLFSPPVPADKFEQILRQERVMS, from the coding sequence ATGCAGCGTGTGATCAACAAGCTGGGGGCAACGTTGTCGGCATCACTCACGCTGATGTTGGGCCTGTGCGCAACCACGGCAGTCTTTGTCGCCACCAGCCACCTGGAAGATGATGCGGTCAACCTGGACTTCGAGCGCCGGGCGGCCCTGCGCGCCTTCACCGTCCAGCGTGGGCTGGAAGAAGCGGTCCAGGTGTTGTCGGTCATCAACCATTTCCACGCCACCGTCGGCGATCCTTCCCGCGAGCAATTCCAGGCCTTCACCCGTCCGCTGCTGGAACGCTATCCTTATGTGCGCGCCTTCGGCGTGCAGCGCTTCGTTTCCGACGAGGACCGCCTGGTGTTCGAAGCCCTGCGCCAGGGCGCGGTGCCCGGCTTCCAGATCACCACGCTGGCCGACGGCAAGCCGGTGCGCGCGCCGGAGCGGCCCTCCTACCTGGTGGTCGACTACGTCGAGCCGGTGGCCGGCAACGAGGCCGCGCTCGGGCTGGACCAGACCGGCAATCCCATCGTGATGCAGACGCTGGACATCGCGCTCAACAGCGGCCGGCCGGCTTCCACGCTGCCGATGCGGCTGGCGCAATCCGACGTTAGCCAGCGCGGCCTGCTGGTGATGCAGCCGGTCTACCGCGGCGGCGTGCAGCCCAGCAGCGTCGAGGCGCGTCGCGCGGCGCTGGTGGGCGACACCTCCGCCGTGCTGCAGGTCACCGAGCTGGTGCAGAAGATCCTGGAGGGCGCCGGCCTGATGGAGGACCGCGAGATCGGCCTGCGCGTCTATGTCGGCCCGCAGGCCAACGATGCCAGCCTGGTCTTCCATCACGACAGCACACCGTCGCAAGGCCACTGGCTGGACCAGGCGCTGGCGCTGGGGCGCCTGTTCCAGCAGCCCTCCAGCACCATGACCAGCTTCGACATTGCCGGCCAGACCTGGCACATGGAGATCAGCATCCCGCCGCGCTCGGTGTTCGCCGACCACTACGGCTCGCTGCTGATCCTGCTGGCCGGCGTGATCGCCTCCCTGCTGGGCGCGGCCTACATGCGCGCGCTGTCGATGCGTTCGCACCGGGTGCAGCAACTGGTGGAGGACAAGACCGCCGAGCTGCGCCACACCAACGCGCTGCTGTCGGACGACATCAAGGCGCGCCGCTCGGCCGAGAGCGCCTTGCTGTTGCGCAACCAGGCCATCGAGGCCAGCGCCAACGCTATCCTGATCCTCTCGGCGCAGGGGCCGGACTACACCATCGAGTACGTCAATCCCGCCTTCGCCCGCATCACCGGCTACAGCCCGGCCGAGGCGATGGGGCAGAGCATCCGTTTCCTGGAAGGGCGCGACAGCGACCCGGAAGGCTTCGAGACCGTGTGGATCGCCATGCGCGAGCAGCGCGAGCACAACGTCATCCTGCGCAACTACCACAAGGACGGCTCGGAGCTGTGGAACGACTTCTACATCGCCCCGGTGAAGGATGAGAACGGCGCCGTGACCCACTTCGTGGCGGCCCTCTACGACATCACCTCGATGAAGCGCTACGAAGCCGAACTGGAATTCCAGGCCAGCCGCGACACGCTCACCGGCCTGATCAACCGCCACATGCTGCGCCACCACCTGGAGCAGGCCATCGGCGTGGCCGAGCGGCAGAAGCAGGCGCTCTGGCTGGTGTTCGTCGACCTCGACCGCTTCAAGTTCGTCAACGACACGCTGGGCCACAAGGCCGGCGACACGCTCCTGCGCACCGTGGCCGGCCGCCTGCGCGCGGCGGTGCGCGAGGCCGACACCGTGGCGCGCCTGGGCGGCGACGAATTCATCATGATCCTGCCCGAGCAGGACGAGCTCACGCTCGACACCCGCAGCCTGCAGCGCATCATGGATGCGGTGGCCGCGCCCATCACGCTGGGCGGCCACACGCTGTTCATGACCTGCAGCATCGGCGTGGCCTGCTACCCGGCCGACGGCACCGACGGCGAGACGCTGATCAAGCACGCCGACATCGCCATGTACCGCGGCAAGCAGACCGGCCGCAACAATTTCCAGTTCTATACGCCGGCCATGAACGAGCAGGCGCTGGAGCGCCTGCGCATCGAAGGCGACCTGCGCAGCGCGCTCGACAACGGCGAGTTCCTGTTGCACTACCAGCCCAAGGTGGACCTGGCCAGCGGCCAGGTGATCGGCAGCGAAGCCTTGATCCGCTGGCAGCATCCGCAGCTGGGCATGGTGTCGCCGGCGCGCTTCATCGGCCTGGCCGAAGAGACCGGCCTGATCCTGCCGATCGGCGCCTGGGTGCTGCGCACGGCCTGCGCCCAATGCCGCCAATGGCAGCTCGACGGCCATGACGGCATCAGCGTCTCGGTCAACCTGTCGGTGGGGCAGTTCCTGCAGAAGGACCTGGTGTCGTCGATTGCCGATGTGCTGGAAGACACCGGCCTGCCGCCCGCCTCGCTGGAGCTGGAGCTCACCGAGAGCCTGATGATGACCGACGTCGAACATGCCATCGGCATCCTGAACGGCCTGAAGGAATTGGGCGTGCGCCTGTCCATCGACGACTTCGGCACCGGCTATTCCTCGCTGGCCTACCTCAAGCGCTTCCCCATCGACGTGCTCAAGATCGATCGCTCCTTCGTGCGCGACATCACCATCGACGCCGACGACGCCGCCATCACCGCCTCCATCATCTCGCTGGCGCGCCACTTGAAGCTGCGCGTGATCGCCGAGGGCGTGGAAACCGACGAGCAGCTGGATTACCTGCGCCACTACGGTTGCGACGAGATCCAGGGTTACCTGTTCAGCCCCCCGGTGCCGGCCGACAAGTTCGAGCAGATCCTGCGCCAGGAACGGGTGATGAGCTGA
- a CDS encoding CobW family GTP-binding protein yields MNPSVPAGDAPIPVSLLTGFLGSGKTTLLNHLIAQPEMKDTLVIINEFGEIGLDHLLVAHSQEDTVVEMSSGCLCCTIRGDLKKTLKDITWRFAEGGQRRFNRVVIETTGLASPVPILHTLMTDAFIAARYRLDGVIVTVDAVNGMSTLDHHVEAVQQAAVADRLLLTKTDLAEPAALDVLRERLRTLNPTARQLQPQQGKIAPAELLDAGLFKPGEKMPDVARWLNEEAFAEKKAHAHHDHHHGHDHGHHHHHDHGHGHDDHAHDINRHDDHIRAFCFSFDEPIDPALFDEWLSLLVGFKGPNILRIKGILNLKGEDRPTVIHGVQHIFHPTVTLPEWPSEDRRSRIVFITRDIERATIERSFDAFMQAQSIEREAREKRQSSPYSY; encoded by the coding sequence ATGAACCCATCCGTACCCGCCGGCGACGCGCCGATCCCCGTTTCGCTGCTGACCGGTTTCCTCGGCAGCGGCAAGACCACGCTGCTGAACCACCTGATCGCCCAGCCCGAGATGAAGGACACCCTGGTCATCATCAACGAGTTCGGCGAGATCGGCCTGGACCACCTGCTGGTGGCGCATAGCCAGGAAGACACCGTGGTCGAGATGAGCAGCGGCTGCCTGTGCTGCACCATCCGCGGCGACCTGAAGAAGACCTTGAAGGACATCACCTGGCGCTTCGCCGAGGGCGGCCAGCGCAGGTTCAACCGGGTGGTCATCGAGACCACCGGCCTGGCCTCGCCGGTGCCCATCCTGCACACGCTGATGACGGACGCCTTCATCGCCGCGCGCTACCGCCTGGACGGCGTGATCGTGACGGTGGATGCGGTCAACGGCATGTCGACCCTGGATCATCACGTCGAGGCCGTGCAACAGGCCGCGGTGGCCGACCGCCTGCTGCTGACCAAGACCGACCTGGCCGAACCCGCCGCCCTGGACGTCTTGCGCGAGCGCCTGCGCACCCTGAACCCGACGGCCCGCCAGCTGCAGCCGCAGCAGGGGAAGATTGCGCCGGCCGAGCTGCTCGACGCAGGTTTGTTCAAGCCGGGCGAGAAGATGCCGGACGTGGCGCGCTGGCTCAACGAGGAAGCCTTCGCCGAGAAGAAGGCGCACGCGCATCACGATCACCATCACGGCCATGACCACGGCCATCATCATCACCATGATCATGGCCACGGCCACGACGACCACGCGCACGACATCAACCGCCACGACGACCACATCCGCGCCTTCTGCTTCAGCTTCGACGAACCGATCGATCCGGCGCTGTTCGACGAATGGCTGAGCCTGCTGGTGGGCTTCAAGGGGCCCAACATCCTGCGCATCAAGGGCATCCTCAACCTCAAGGGCGAGGACAGGCCGACCGTGATCCACGGCGTGCAGCACATCTTCCACCCGACCGTGACCCTGCCCGAGTGGCCCTCGGAGGATCGCCGCAGCCGCATCGTCTTCATCACCCGCGACATCGAGCGCGCCACCATCGAGCGCTCCTTCGATGCCTTCATGCAAGCCCAGAGCATCGAGCGCGAAGCGCGCGAGAAGCGGCAATCGTCGCCCTACAGTTATTGA
- the ribA gene encoding GTP cyclohydrolase II, translated as MSSPIAPAAAAPEEKLEFVSSCKLPMPWATFELHAFYDEVSGKEHLALTLGDVGDGQPVLGRVHSECLTGDALFSQRCDCGAQLEAALKKIAKEGRGVLFYLRQEGRGIGLLNKIRAYHLQDQGADTVEANERLGFPADMRRYTIVLPMLAHLKVTSLRLMTNNPRKVKALEENGIPVAERIPLIANHNPFNIGYLGTKARKLGHLLPGMGHANAGGQPEKVPLDAHDNE; from the coding sequence ATGTCGTCACCGATCGCACCGGCCGCAGCGGCGCCGGAAGAAAAACTCGAATTCGTCAGCTCGTGCAAGCTGCCCATGCCGTGGGCTACCTTCGAGCTGCATGCCTTTTACGACGAGGTTTCCGGCAAGGAACACCTGGCCCTGACGCTGGGCGACGTCGGCGACGGCCAGCCCGTGCTGGGCCGCGTGCATTCCGAGTGCCTCACCGGCGACGCGCTGTTCTCGCAGCGCTGCGATTGCGGCGCGCAGCTGGAAGCGGCGTTGAAGAAGATCGCGAAGGAAGGCCGCGGCGTGCTGTTCTACCTGCGCCAGGAAGGCCGCGGCATCGGCCTGCTCAACAAGATCCGCGCCTACCACCTGCAGGACCAGGGCGCCGACACGGTGGAAGCCAACGAACGCCTGGGCTTCCCGGCCGACATGCGCCGCTATACCATCGTGCTGCCGATGCTGGCGCACCTGAAGGTGACCAGCCTGCGCCTGATGACCAACAATCCGCGCAAGGTGAAGGCGCTGGAAGAGAACGGCATCCCGGTGGCCGAGCGCATCCCGCTTATCGCCAACCACAATCCGTTCAACATCGGCTACCTCGGCACCAAGGCGCGCAAGCTGGGACACCTGCTGCCGGGCATGGGCCATGCCAATGCCGGCGGGCAACCCGAGAAGGTGCCGCTGGACGCCCACGACAACGAGTAA
- the lipA gene encoding lipoyl synthase, which yields MTTEITPAADPSSNAAANAARTNPLDKQKGAGKTAWIPIKIVSGEKLKKPDWIRVKAGSPTTRFYEIKDILRANNLVTVCEEASCPNIGECFGKGTATFMIMGDKCTRRCPFCDVGHGRPDPLDPNEPENLAKTIAQLKLSYVVITSVDRDDLRDGGAAHFAECIRRVRELSPETRIEILTPDFRGRMDRALEILKMAPPDVMNHNLETAPRLYKEARPGSDYEYSLNLLKRFKDLHPEVPTKSGIMVGLGETDEEVLQVMRDMRAHNVDMLTIGQYLMPSGDHLPVRRYVHPDTFKMYEEEAYKMGFVHAAVGAMVRSSYHADQQAHGLV from the coding sequence ATGACTACCGAAATCACTCCCGCAGCAGATCCTTCCAGCAACGCCGCCGCCAACGCCGCGCGCACCAACCCGCTGGACAAGCAGAAAGGCGCCGGCAAGACGGCCTGGATCCCGATCAAGATCGTTTCCGGCGAGAAGCTGAAGAAACCCGACTGGATCCGCGTCAAGGCCGGCTCGCCGACCACCCGCTTCTACGAGATCAAGGACATCCTGCGCGCCAACAACCTGGTGACGGTGTGCGAGGAAGCCTCCTGCCCCAACATCGGCGAATGCTTCGGCAAGGGCACCGCGACCTTCATGATCATGGGCGACAAGTGCACCCGCCGCTGCCCGTTCTGCGACGTCGGCCACGGCCGTCCCGATCCGCTGGATCCCAATGAGCCGGAAAACCTGGCCAAGACCATCGCCCAGCTGAAGCTGTCGTACGTGGTCATCACCAGCGTCGACCGCGACGACCTGCGCGACGGCGGCGCCGCCCACTTCGCCGAGTGCATCCGCCGCGTGCGCGAGCTCTCGCCCGAGACCCGCATCGAGATCCTGACCCCGGACTTCCGCGGCCGCATGGACCGCGCGCTGGAAATCCTCAAGATGGCCCCGCCGGACGTCATGAACCACAACCTGGAAACTGCGCCGCGCCTGTACAAGGAAGCGCGCCCGGGCTCCGACTACGAGTATTCGCTGAACCTGTTGAAGCGCTTCAAGGACCTGCATCCGGAAGTGCCGACCAAGTCCGGCATCATGGTCGGCCTGGGCGAGACCGACGAGGAGGTGCTGCAGGTCATGCGCGACATGCGCGCCCACAACGTCGACATGCTGACCATCGGCCAGTACCTGATGCCCAGCGGCGACCACCTGCCGGTGCGCCGCTACGTGCACCCCGACACCTTCAAGATGTATGAAGAGGAAGCCTACAAGATGGGCTTCGTGCACGCCGCCGTGGGCGCCATGGTGCGTTCGAGCTACCACGCCGACCAGCAGGCGCATGGATTGGTGTAA